From the Raphanus sativus cultivar WK10039 unplaced genomic scaffold, ASM80110v3 Scaffold0475, whole genome shotgun sequence genome, one window contains:
- the LOC130502265 gene encoding inactive beta-amylase 9-like: MEVSVIGNPQAKICRAESACRELGFKFGSGIISGESRNNKVSFLTHQSSKWKEIGLRCSPRSVKCEAIVSDHVPFLKPTRSLESVKLFVGLPLDTVSDCNSVNHMKAITAGLKALKLLGVEGVELPIFWGVVEREAPGEYDWSGYLAVAEVVKKVGLKLHASLSFHGSSKDTEIGLPDWVVKIGEAVPGMYFTDRYGKQYRDCLSFGVDDVPVLDGKTPMEVYGGFCESFKSAFSDYMGNTITGITLGMGPDGELKYPSHQHETSLSGAGEFQCYDEHMLSALKHYAESTGNPLWGLGGPHDAPAYDQQPHSTSFFSDGGSWESQYGDFFLTWYSSLLTSHADRVLSVASSAFSGSGVSISGKLPLLHQWNKLRSQPSELTAGFYGSNGHDRYEAVAEIFAKNSCGMIVPGMDLSDEHQSPASLSSPESLLADIKTSCKKQGVVVSGQNSAASVSGGFERIVENLKDESVGIDLFTYQRMGALFFSPEHFHAFTVFVRNMNQVELSSYDQAGEDEAQTVSVGSGTGAPSLQTA; encoded by the exons ATGGAAGTTTCTGTGATTGGTAACCCTCAAGCGAAGATCTGCAGAGCGGAATCAGCCTGCAGGGAGCTCGGGTTTAAATTTGGGTCCGGAATCATCTCCGGTGAATCGAGAAATAATAAAGTTAGTTTCTTGACCCACCAAAGCTCGAAATGGAAGGAGATCGGGCTCCGTTGCTCTCCGAGATCCGTCAAATGCGAAGCCATCGTCTCCGATCATGTCCCCTTTCTGAAACCCACTAGATCT CTAGAGAGCGTGAAACTATTCGTTGGGCTTCCTCTAGACACAGTCTCAGACTGTAACAGCGTGAACCACATGAAAGCCATCACCGCTGGGCTCAAAGCTTTGAAGCTGCTCGGCGTTGAGGGAGTCGAATTACCGATCTTCTGGGGAGTCGTTGAGAGAGAAGCTCCGGGGGAATACGATTGGTCGGGGTACTTAGCCGTGGCGGAGGTTGTTAAGAAGGTTGGACTCAAGCTTCACGCGTCTCTCTCTTTCCACGGTTCTTCCAAAGACACGGAGATTGGTCTCCCTGACTGGGTGGTGAAGATCGGTGAAGCCGTGCCAGGGATGTATTTTACGGATAGATATGGGAAACAGTACAGAGATTGCTTGTCGTTTGGAGTTGATGATGTTCCTGTTCTTGATGGGAAGACTCCTATGGAGGTTTATGGTGGCTTCTGCGAGAGCTTCAAGTCTGCTTTCTCAGACTACATGGGGAACACTATCACG GGAATCACGTTAGGTATGGGACCAGACGGGGAGCTAAAGTATCCTTCTCATCAACACGAGACGTCTCTCTCTGGTGCGGGAGAGTTCCAGTGTTACGACGAACACATGCTTTCAGCTCTCAAACACTACGCGGAGTCCACAGGAAACCCTCTCTGGGGACTCGGCGGTCCACACGACGCTCCTGCCTACGATCAACAGCCTCATTCCACTTCTTTCTTCTCAGACGGCGGGTCGTGGGAGTCTCAGTACGGAGATTTCTTCTTGACTTGGTACTCGTCTCTTCTCACCTCCCATGCGGACCGAGTCCTCTCCGTTGCTTCATCAGCATTCAGCGGGAGTGGAGTGTCGATAAGCGGGAAGTTACCTCTCTTACACCAATGGAACAAGCTGAGATCTCAGCCTTCTGAGTTAACAGCTGGGTTCTACGGCTCTAACGGTCACGACAGGTACGAGGCAGTCGCGGAGATCTTTGCGAAGAACTCTTGTGGGATGATAGTACCTGGAATGGATCTATCAGACGAGCACCAGTCACCGGCCTCTCTCTCCAGCCCTGAGTCGTTACTTGCAGACATCAAAACGTCGTGCAAGAAACAAGGAGTGGTTGTGTCAGGGCAAAACTCGGCTGCTTCTGTCTCTGGTGGGTTCGAGAGGATCGTTGAGAATCTGAAGGATGAGAGTGTGGGAATTGATCTGTTTACTTACCAGAGAATGGGAGCTCTTTTCTTCTCTCC